A stretch of DNA from Tubulanus polymorphus chromosome 6, tnTubPoly1.2, whole genome shotgun sequence:
tatttgctgtggcgtgataataattagtttttttgaagaaatgacataccaactgttagaaaaatgtaccgattcttatttttagactactactgaatctataaaaggaggagtcatagacaaagttgatttgcttagctggtgacacttcttgtcaagtacatcatctcaagtactgggtgttttgtaagtttaatttcagtatttatttactaagtgctgttcactcggacctcagtgctttcaaactaggcccaccccataggctatacagtccagggtgtattagccactattcttttatatccgactaaaatgcacctttttctatttatagattcaggcttagaatgtgcaaattttttgagatactgagaaatcagatggcaccagtaaacttcaactgcgaaatttgcagcaggatagctgaacgacacaatttttaaaaataaaatggctattcgaatgctatttcaataataacttgattcaaccagagagaaataagtcaattgcggatgtacagtacacccacttttcttccctgtttcctggtaccaaatttttagtcttaagctaagcgatattctaaggtatactagtggatttcattagaatatgaagcaatggaaccagaattctagttaagcgaactattgattctgatataatgtaagaactgatttcctttgtatactcttgcagaatgtgttatgtattatttcaagctgttaaataatatagttagacaaatatccaattattggatctttcttgttgactcgtttaattttgtgagttaagagttccagtcaatccacaatgtgcagtgcctagccttcatctacactaaagccatgcctgtgtatgggaaaaaaatatcgttcgactcctataggccagatacatcaaagcatgcaatacattgcagatagtagtctccggcaagtcgaaagagaaagtaaaccaggttttaccccgtaccctacccgggaacaaagacacttaaagattccttcctccttgtagaaattgtagaaatatggcacccaattgtagcaatgctaagtacagtatactatgacggttgaacctttattaacgaatttcaatgacaccgaaaatagaatcaaaataatcattagttccatgctagcacttaatttgggttatcaggttcagcctaactgtactAGGGATTTCAGGTCACGTGATCAAAATGTGTCATAATTAGCGTTTTCCtcgcttcaaatttttattcacTCACAAAAAACGCATTTTATATCCGATTGAAACCAAACTTGCTCAGTATGCTCAATTTACCGATTATTTGTTGTGGTGTAAATTTCATGAGTGTATCTTGCGTAGTTACAGAGAAATAAATCGTAGTTCAGCGCGCATCGCCGGATTTCTaggaaacaaaatggcggccatGTTTGAACGTGCATTTTTCAATCACGTGAAAACCACATGCAATTTTTTAGGTCAAATCCGCAAGCCCGCTGTTGATTGGCTGATTATTTGACCTCggaacattttaaaaacattactCGGCTATAACGTAGTGGTGCGTACTTTTTTGCCCGGCCGTGTATTTGCTATTTTTAAGCGATGAACGTATTTCAAAGCTTCAATATgcgaaaattataataattgacAAAAAGTACACCCATacgtttcaaaattgaatacttaattaatcattttctttaattacttttatGATTGATTTAGTAGTCTTTCGCGGATTTTGACCTAAAGTTGGCGAGGTGCTTAAAATTGTTTACATCCGGGTCACTTCCGGCTCCACACCGGCTGCCAGCTGATCAATTAAAACACTTCCTGGTTCGTTTTTGCTACTCTAAATGGCAATTTAGCAACTAAAACGACAATGTTACTCAAtaaatttattctttattaagAAATCGGCCAAGTATAAGTAAAATAATGGCTATCGAATggcaaattctttagtattttCCACCAGAATCCAGGCCTTGTCTTGTGCAAATTTTTTCCCAAGCAAAAATTTACTTTTCCCAATCTCCTTTGCCTAAtaagttgaaatattcatcttcaCAATTAAAGGAAATGCTAGGATAGctcctgaaatgaaatttacttATTTGAGCTTTTTTGACTCGAGGCCTCCTAGGCCTACCACTGCAATGTAACTGCCGCCAGTAGTGCAGTAGGCCTAAAACACCCAATCAATGGTTTTTCGAGCCAAATGATGTTGGTCACCTAAATCTAACCTCTCATAGGCCTACGTAGGTCTATCCTCTTGATGTTGTGGAATATATTactcaaaatcagaaaaaaaactatataaCTAAGGCCTTGAGATTTTGCGTTTTAGTAAAAAAGACTTTCGGCTCCCGAAACCTCCATCAATAGGCAAACCAATACAGCTTTGACTTTGATGACTATGAGGTACTAATGTTTCATGGGTGGCCATACTGATGAGTGAAACATTTTATGTTAGGATTATTTTCACTGATCGGCTAGGCCCTACGTTGTGAAATGATAGATGTGAACACGGATGTCCTAATGTTCATGATTGTGCATCTTATCTTCTGGGATCAATATTTACAGACTAATACTTGTCTAATACATTCAATTGAGCTAGTTTGTCATCATTCTTATTCAATAGAAGAAACTTCCAGAAAAAAGACCTTTCATTAGATACCAAACATGACATACTTTGTTGAGATTGGTCACTTCCGATGAAATATCGACATAaaacaagatggccgccttCTTGTGAGCCACAATCTGAGATATCatgataaagatattttttcgAGATGTCTTTTAAGGATCTCTGAAAGAATAACAAGGGTTTACACATTCATTTTAatacattcattttttctgaacTTGATAAATCTCTTCAAATGATTGTCTGATTCttctgcggcaagtgaggatctgaaaatataatgattattattagtatcTGAGCATCTCAAAATGCAGGAATATGATCTTAGGAACATTGAGATATTCTAGAAGAGGAATTATTGTTAACAATATAGGCCTAAAGGCCATATCGAATGAGCTATTTACAATTCAGTGGAAGTTAattagattcaagatggccgcctcaATACTCACCTTATGGTTACCACGGTAACCGGTATAACCTAGTTGTTCGATTTCTCCATTGTATTTACCTCAAAATTGATATTGGATGTATTCCAGTATCATTTatcttgaaaaagaaattctcaTATAGTGTATTAATGGTATTGTAGTATGTATTAATTAGTTAATGAGTATGCAAATTAGCCTAATTTACATATTTGCATAAATACTTCTAGAATCTCAATACTCTTTTTACCAACAACGTGCTGAGCAAGTTTGGTTTCAATCGGATAGGAATTTTGGGAgatatattagttttaatgttGAATTTACTACTTTAATCAGGCTAAAAAGCAGTAAAACCTAGACACTTCCTGTCTGActctttaattgaaaatgaactagagtGTATTGCGCAATCGAATGACAAATATACCCCAAATTTCCACCCTTTAATTGCTTATAACTTTTGAACCGCTTGACcgattttgattctgtaaagtGCTATATCCTTATGCTATCCCCTTCTTCATTTTAACCTATTAAAAAGACACATAGGACACATAGAAATTTTCAACCTGAAATCcctaactgtactttcattcagtacgagacttggcaatgataagttgcaagaaatcaccaaacataagaaaaaatattgtgaattaatattactgtgattaagaatttattcaaatgaagtgataacttcattgttagatcgtaccggtatatgcacgtaaaactatggcaaaaaacacatctaacaatccacgcaatccgcaatcgatcaagtcgatcatgacgacgaccttagggcatgtctctgtaaccgaaggtagagcataaaacacggttcaggactcgtcagcggacaccggcccggaaaacatttcaaaacgtgtattgtcggtacctagcacgatttcagcgtttttcgggaattccctgaaatttcggcgtttttcggaaattccctgaaatttcagcgtttttatttcagcgtttcagcttttcagtgtttcagctttttcagcgaagttcaggaaccgtaTATTCACGCGACGAaatcttagaccggtctaaatttggtcttcgtattcaaatattcatattcgTATGctttgaaccgtgttttaaACGACACTTGGAGTTTCAGCGTGATGGAATAAAATTCGCAATAAATGTCTAAACCTGACAGAGGATCGAATTggtcaaatgaagaatttcTTGCTCTACTTGGAATCTGGAAGCAAAACGTCATCCAGGCCCATACTTAGCAGATGACGACATGTTGCGGGCCCGGTGACAAGTGAGTTTATCAACGCGTGTCAAAATGCCATATGAACGCTCAAgaaaatttggtccggtctaaatttggaccggactaggtacggacccatttagaccggtctaactagttgtcGTGTGAGCGAACTAGTGTACTAGTTGTATGTTTCTCGTTATAGTGCATTGAAATACAGTGTCAATATTCAATATGCCAAGGCGTCACGTATAACTGCTTAAAATCCAGTgtccagttttatagactggtattatcatAAACccggggttaactcaattgaaaattaattaagttagcccccggggtaaagttaataccaatctataaaaccgggcccaggaaTCAAATCGTGCTTTTGAAGATTTTTGGGCGTTTTTTTTCTAGCTTAAAATAAGAGGGATTGACCCTAtcatttatttggttggtaaatttcgtttgatttctttgttttgatcgagtgtcccttacaaacccaccacacctgctggGAGCGAAACAGTTAAAAGATTAAAGATACTGAAAACTTTAAAGTCGCGCAAAGTTTAAAGTTCGTATGgcataattgaaaaatatttatttaggCGACGTTTACGTACCATGATGTCATTCTTTTTGCGATACCAACAATAAAGAATAGAATGACGTTCAGTCATTTTGTTTATACCTGGATAGTCTTACTGCTAGTGATTAACGACACAGAAGGGCTTCAAACAAAGATTAATTCAGGTAGGTCACTACAGTCATATTTATTGAAAGAATATATCGTTCTCTCAACCTCGCAGTGATTCGAACGCTGCCACATTCTCCCTCACAGGGAATTGAaactgatgacatcgtgagactctgccacattcTCCTTCGCAGGGagttgaacctgatgacatcatgagactctgccacattcTTCTCCCTCACAGGGCGTTGAACCTGAtaacatcgtgagactctgccacattcTCCCTCACAGAGATTTGAATCTGAtggcatcgtgagactctgccacattcTCCCTCACAGGGAGTTGAACccgatgacatcgtgagactctgccacgttcctccctcgcagggattcgaacctgatgacatcgtgagactctgccacattcTCCTTCGCAGGGagttgaacctgatgacatcgtgagactctgccgcgttcctccctcacagggagtTGAaactgatgacatcgtgagactctgccgcgttcctccctcacagggagtTGAaactgatgacatcgtgagactctgccacattcTCCTTCGCAGGGAGTTGAACCTGAtaacatcatgagactctgccacattcTCCCTCACAGGGAGTTGAaactgatgacatcgtgagactctgccgcgttcctccctcacagggagttgaacctgataacatcatgagactctgccacattcCCCCTCACAGGGAGTTGAaactgatgacatcgtgagactctgccacattcCATCCTCACAGGGAATTGAACCTGAtaacatcatgagactctgtcacattCTCCCTCACAGGGAGTTGAACCTGATAACATCATGAGACCCTCCACATTCTCCTTCGCAGGGAGTTGAACCTGATAACATCATGAGAGTCTGTCACATTCTCCCTCACAGGGagttgaacctgatgacatcatgagagtCTGCCACATTCTCCCTCACAGGGAGTTCAACATTATTCAAAAACGAATGTTAATAAACTAGTatgtttataaacaaaatgaattatttacttACGTAGAAGTagtaatgtttattttcttgcAAGGCTTGCAAGGCttgataaaatcaaataactCTAGACTAGTGATGTGTTTTTTCAGATACATATTTAACGCCGCCGAACTCATAGAATAGTTCAGAGTTCTTCAATTCGTCTTAAATTTAGTATGATATGCTtaggaaaatatcaaattcaaaaccaACTGATAACTTATCATTAGAGATAACGAAAAACATTTAACACGAAACAAAACATTCTTTATTTTGCTTCTTGATTAAGCTTCTCAGTAGAGTTCGATTCAGACCGCCATGTCTTTTGCAATCCTTCAACACAGTGAAGAATGAATCAAAAAACGATGTTTTAGGTCAATTGCCAGTTCTTTCTAGTCCTGAAATGGTATTTTATCAGATATTTACTATCAAGCccgactgagctaggccaccgtCTGATGCGCtctctcaagtcaagttgaaatggACATTTCCAACCGCTCTAAAAGGGCGCGTACCAAGACGCACGTGCCATgttactatttatatataaggTCATCGACTAACTCGTCTTGGAACTAATGATGACCATGTTGCTCCGTGCATATCTTCGATGAAGAGTCACCCAAAAGGCTACACAAGTAATACGGACTGTATATAGGTATATAGTAGGACCTAATGAATATGTCAAATACTGATCGCTTATAGATAAATCCTTAACTTtaatatttcagcacctgatggagttgtactgtACAGTGcgaatgtattaccgggtacaagaatattacgtatattgtgtatttgatatttcagcacctgatggagttgtactggacagtgtgaatgtattaccgggtactaGAATATTATTGTCGGAGGAAGGTAAAACTGTTCGTATTACTTGTAAACAGAGCAGCTCTACAGCGACTAGACGTGTGCAACTACAGGTGAATAATGGAGCAGGAGGGACCTGGACTCCAATAAAACTCAGTATATCGACAGTGTGGAAATTTGTACCCGAGGCTGGAAAACAGTATAAATGTGTGGCCACTAATTCAGCCGGAACGAAAGAAAGTAAACTCTTCAAATCGGATGTTATCAGTTAGTATCTTTGGTGGAAAAACATTTCTCATGTAGGATGAAGCTAGTTGCCCTTGTCATGTTGGTAATTCTGGTCATAACTCCAGCTGGgcaaaagtgcagatccgcacctcttaTAAATAGTGCTGTAATATAACCTAACATCTACACCTAATGTAATGGTACTTAAAAGTTCTCTATACCAATGTTGTATCACTAACAATCTTCACCAATGTTGTGGGATTAAGGCTTTGTCGTGACTACTGGATTTCTTATATCGTGCTCTAACTAGTCATCAATGTTGGACTATCGGATTTTATGCTACAGTTGCTCGGCCTATTTCTTCCTCAAGTTAGATGTTAAACAATTCTATCTGATATGATCACGTTTTGCTTTCCTTATTTTCCTTCTTACTCGTTTCATTCTCTCTTCTTTCTCTCTTTCGCTCTCTCCGTCTTCTCTCTCCCTCAATTCTTCTTCATGAGCAAAACCCTTAGACTTATATACCTATTTCCCACATTCATCACAAATTCCTAAGCAATGATCTCATCATCTTCTAACCTGACCCTATATGGTTTTCTTAGTCCCACTACTTCTACTCATACACATGAATATTTCttaattattttgtttaaGGTATAAAGATAGATGAGTGTAGGCAGCTTGTTAAATCATTGGATTGTACTTGCAAAGCCGTTAGTAAAATTGGTGATTCAAATCTAGCAGTGGCATGGTACCCTAACGGATTCGAAGATAAACGtcatgatttcttttttagtCGGGCCCCAACGGTGcaaaaaataatagaaaatggaataatcaacagaatttcgtTCGTATTATCGACGCTGGATTTTGCCACTGCGATTCAATGTCGTTTGTCGACGTACAATGGTATAAAACCGGCAAAAAGAATAGTACATCAACGTAACGTGGACGTAACGTGTAAGTTCCCAACATTTCTATCGATATgttaagcccaacgcacactgcaaaacatttgtttcgccgaaacagaaaacacgtttttcagaaaacgttttctgcttgtgaaaaacgtttttcagttcggcctttttttgttttgcctcccccgcacacggcataacaaaaaacatcaaaaacgtttttttcacgaggaaaaaacgttttttcggtgCGGTGTGCGGTGTGCGTTTAAGCAGCATGAAACCCAATAACAACAACTGAACAGCCTTTTTACAAATCAGCTTTTGGGGAATATTGTGGCGGCCtttcgaggtccccattgttgctaACATCTTCCGCTCGTTTATTTGAAGCAtaagttttgattgaatatcaaTAAGCTCGACAGTCCCTTGtttgatgaattattaatataaacatcattataaaggaaatgaaacgCATAtaaggagagaatcccacaatgataataaaaagtccgaaaatgaaacttcgagatagtagtttatttcaacgtttcgactatatcctaatagtcatcttcaggaataatgagatactacagaaattatgagatatatatacaatccagagacaaagagactaattcaagtaatcagagatgatacaaaataaaggaaaattaacgtagaaacagttacacgctaaaataggttaaagggaagcaaactaaggggtgattataaacaacaatagtgagtataaatataaatgaaacttaaagtcagtagtaaaaagaaagacaaactagggggcacttaaattaaaacaaaggtgaatacaagttaagtcagagacgaaattgatgagagaacaaataacaaataatcaaaggggaaatcaagtgttgagtttaaccagtttacagaggaattttgatataagtttattatggggtgaaaaaccattgttaaggtttacaacgttgttcgaattttcaataattaatgcagatttcaaaaattattgaaaattcgaacaacgttgtaaaccttaacaatggtttttcaccccataataaacttatatcaaaattcctctgtaaactggtttaTTTTACGTCTTAATCAGTTGGATAGCAGGCACAGAGTGTTATGATAATTAGTTACAGTATACACAGAATAGAATCGAATATTATACTACTTGATTACTCATACTTCATCAGATCGTAACTGAGATTGTCCTAAAATGACTTTTCTTTAACTACATACTTAATACAAAGGCCTATttctacaaacaaataaacccctgtgaagctggctcccggttcccggttccttattcggctcccgattcaaaatgctgttgaaccgggagccgaatcgggaaccgggaaccgggagccggctactggttcagctcccgattcaaaatgctgttgaaccgggagccgaatcgggaaccgggagccggctactggttcagctcccgattcaaaatgcttttgaaccgggagccgaatcgggaaccgggaaccgggagccggctactggttcagctcccgattcaaaatgtgaagctggctacttaTTCGCCAGGTGGCGCTGGTGTACACTGTGCTGTAGTCCAGACATTTCACGTAACTATGTCTACTCTGCTGATAAACAAACTCGACCTCGACCTTGACAAGAAATCGCCAGGTGTGGCGCGAGCCAATCCAGACGTCTAAACACGATTGCGTATGCGACCGCGAGACTCGCGGTCGCTATACGTCAGTAAGCTGCGTCTATTAATAACATAACTTGGTTTAAGAACGTGTGTATTGCTCGGTCGTTTTTCTCGTCACCGAATCGACTTCTTCATATGTTATTCGCCTctttaatcatttaatcaaTAAACCATCGATTGTTCCCGagctatagggtattgattagtcagcactgaaagggttaacaagagagaaagtttctaacgaaAGTTATCGAATCCCCAAGACAACAATATCTGCAAGCCCATGAAATTGtaagatataaaataaacatacGCTTTCTGCCTACCGTATAAATCACCCTTCATGCAGGGTAAATCCATTGTCgaagatgaaaaaacaatcACTTCAATATTCTATTAAACTTAATATTTTCCTATCTATCAAATTCCATAGAAAAAagaccgggaaccgggagccggaaCCGATTCGCTATACGTCAGTAAGCTGCGTCTATTAATAACATAACTTGGTTTAAGAACGTGTGTATTGCTCGGTCGTTTTTCTCGTCACCGAATCGACTTCTTCATATGTTATTCGCCTctttaatcatttaatcaaTAAACCATCGATTGTTCCCGagctatagggtattgattagtcagcactgaaagggttaacaagagagaaagtttctaacgaaAGTTATCGAATCCCCAAGACAACAATATCTGCAAGCCCATGAAATTGtaagatataaaataaacagaCGCTTTCTGCCTACCGTATAAATCACCCTTCATGCAGGGTAAATCCATTGTCgaagatgaaaaaacaatcACTTCAATATTCTATTAAACTTAATATTTTCCTATCTATCAAATTCCATAGAAAAAagaccgggaaccgggagccggaaccgattcggctcccgattcaaaatcattttgaatcgggagccgaatcgggaaccggtagccggctcccggttcccggttcaaaaccattttgaatcgggagccgaaccgggaaccgggaaccggtggccggctcccgattcaaaatgtgaagctggTTACTTATTCGATTCGAACAGGATTCTCTATTGCGGACAGGTAAATGTTATGATTGCGTAACTATGGTGTCTGCTCTCAAGTGCTAGCCGTAACCTTGACCACCAGTCGAGACGAGGCCAATCGAGACGTCTAAACACATCGCGCAACCAGGTGTGCTGACCGCGGGCGTTGCCCGGAGCGTTGACCTGCATTTTGACTCGGCAACTCATAATATCTTCTTTCATTCATTGAAggttttgtgaaataagcgAAATCCTCGGAAATTTCTTTCCTTTTAAAAACTGCCAGCTGCTGCTACTACGTCATCATTCCGATATGAGTGTATGAAGCTACGAGATAGATTGTACGCGTGACTTGTGATATGTAGTTTTTCCCACAGCCAAATGGGTTAAtgccctgggcccggtttagGTGATAATTCGAATTGAAAGTGCTTTATTCTAGTTAGTGAATTCGATgattaaatctatttcacAAACGCTAATTAGGGAAGAATTTACTAATTAGAAGTATCTACAAATAGAAGTCTAATACCTGGACACAACAAATCACCAGGTGATGGCACGAGCCAATTCAGACGTCTAAACACGATTGCGTAAACATGTCTGCTGATAAGAGCTATAGTTAACCTCTACCTCAACCACCGTAACAAAGTGGAAGCCAATGGAGACGTCTTAACAAACACCACGTGCGTGCCGATGTCTGCAACTCTAGTAAATATTTGATCAGAACAGAATTAGAAAAGAATGGatttattttcaccatttcacCCAACATTTGAATGCTTGAAGAAGgataaaattatttaaaattaCATGTTcaactgaatgaattttttttaatacctgtttatttgtttaattTGTTTGCAACGGAAAATTTTCAGTCTTTggcaataatgaaaatgtctgCTGATTGTGAAACACGAAACATTTGGACACATCAATTTATGACTAACCAATTAATGACAAACATTTAAAGgattaaaacataatttccgTGACCAGTTTAAGAAAATATGTCTGTCATTGATTCTTATGCCCCGctcgaaatattttatttggtGAATCCCATTGTGTGTTCCTTGAGGTACCCCATAAAAAGTACGTATTGCAATATCGCTTTGAAATCCTTAATGCTTTGATATTTTGGAAAAACCTTTCAAACCTTCACGGCCGTTAGgctaaatctaaatttcagTTTATAGCGTAATATTTTCGTCAGTGTGCAATGGCAATCGTTTGAATGGCGAATAAATTCGTATTCAATTCAGATGTCTCTAACGCGTTTGCATAACTATGTCAGATGCTGGCGAGCGGTTACCTCGACCTTGGCCACCAGATAAGGCGAGCTGTCAATCAACACCACGTCTTGCCGAGGTCAGTGGTTTCAAAGTTGCTATGCGCAAGTATACGGTATTCCCCAGTCCATACGTCTTTTCGTATGTCTGGTGATCGAGCGGCAGATAACACTGCTCAATCAGATGGTCTAGACTGTGGCTTCTCTAATATCTGGACACATCCAATCTTAAAAAACCACAATCtgcaaacattttcattattgccAAAGTTGCCAAAGACTGAAAATTTTCCGTTGCAAACAAATTAAACAAATTAACagatattcattgaaaaaattcattcagttgAACATGTAATTGTAAATAATGTTATCCTCCCTCAAGAATTGAAATGTTGGGTGAAATGGTGAAATGGTGATTGTTTTCTAACACATCAATGTATTCAGTTATCGCGACTCACAGGATGATTTGACCGATC
This window harbors:
- the LOC141906815 gene encoding uncharacterized protein LOC141906815, whose product is MTFSHFVYTWIVLLLVINDTEGLQTKINSAPDGVVLDSVNVLPGTRILLSEEGKTVRITCKQSSSTATRRVQLQVNNGAGGTWTPIKLSISTVWKFVPEAGKQYKCVATNSAGTKESKLFKSDVISIKIDECRQLVKSLDCTCKAVSKIGDSNLAVAWYPNGFEDKRHDFFFSRAPTVQKIIENGIINRISFVLSTLDFATAIQCRLSTYNGIKPAKRIVHQRNVDVTCKFPTFLSIC